TCACAAGACCTTTGTTGTGCGCTGTAAACGAGCTGGGGATCACCCCTGGAGCAGTCATGCGATCGAGCGAAGCGTGGGGGCTTATCTGAATCAACGCTGTGACAGCGCCAGTGTGAATTTGAAACAAGCTGATATCACCGTCAACCTAGAAGTCAGAGACAAAACCGTTTACGTGGTTAAGCAGCGTATTGAAGGTTTGGGTGGCTATCCAGTTGGCGAGCTTGAGCCAGTGTTATCCCTATTGTCTGGTGGCTTCGATTCGCCAGTCGCCTCATTCATGTGTATAAAGCGTGGCATGCCCACACATTTTGTGTTTTTTAATCTCGGCGGTCGTGATCATGAGCTTGGAGTAAAAGAGGTTGCTTACTATTTATGGTCTAAATATTCAGCATCGCGACGGGTGCAATTTATCAGTGTGCCATTTGAAGGCGTGGTAGCCGAGATACTAGACAATATAGACGATTCGCAAATGGGGGTGGTGCTAAAACGCATGATGTATCGTGCGGCCAATGCAGTCGCTGACAAAATGAATATCAAGGCACTGGTTACCGGCGAGGCGGTGGCTCAGGTGTCCAGTCAAACAATCAGTAATCTTGCAGTGATTGACCAAGTAACCGATAAGCTGGTGCTGCGGCCATTGATTAGCTCTGATAAAGAGGAAATTATTCAGCTTGCAAAGCAGATTGGCACAGACGAATTCGCGGCGGCCATGCCCGAATATTGTGGCGTTATTTCTGTTAAACCAACAACCAAAGCGCGGGATTACCGCATAGAACACCAAGAGAGTCGCTTTGATTTCGCTGTCTTGGATCAGGCGCTAGAACAGGCGCGTTATATCAATATTGATCAGATGGGGGATATTGAGCGTTCTGAGCATGTCGAAGAGTTTCAGTTTGTAGTGGCTGAGGCGGTGCTGATTGATATTCGCCATCCTGATGAAGTTCTGGCTAGGCCCTTACAATTAAAGTCTGGTAGCAGCTTAACAATTCCTTTTTATGCCTTGCATAAGCAAATAGCTGAGCTCGATAAGGCTGGCAAATACCTGCTTTATTGCGAGAAAGGCGTGATGAGTCACCTGCATGCGGCACATTTGCAAGATCAAGGCTTTAATGTGGCGGTATATAGACCAAAAAAATTGGCGCATTAATCATCGCATGGTTGAACTTTTTATGCCTTTGATACTCATATAGTTATAACGCTTGAGGAGGGTATCTTATGCAAAAGCAAGTCGTGAATCAGATTGAAAGAAGCCGAGACGGTAATTATATAGTTGTCGATGGCCGTGAATATGTTTGTGTGGAGCACATCGTGGCTACGCAAAATTGGCTGCAGAGTGAAAAATCTCGCGGCGCTGCAGGGCTTAATCCTTCGATGCCGGTAACTCAGCAAGCAAATGATGTCTGGGCTGCTTAATGGCAGCTTGAAGACAGTTTAATATGTAGTTTTTAAGAACTTTGCCGTGAA
This region of Pseudomonadales bacterium genomic DNA includes:
- the thiI gene encoding tRNA 4-thiouridine(8) synthase ThiI, producing MQFVIKLFPEITIKSKPVRKQMIQRLQNNLANLMRSIDSQIQVKKEWDKMVVNVLTRDAEVIERVKSCLANTPGIAYFLEVDITGFESLDDICQAVADYYLDKLDHKTFVVRCKRAGDHPWSSHAIERSVGAYLNQRCDSASVNLKQADITVNLEVRDKTVYVVKQRIEGLGGYPVGELEPVLSLLSGGFDSPVASFMCIKRGMPTHFVFFNLGGRDHELGVKEVAYYLWSKYSASRRVQFISVPFEGVVAEILDNIDDSQMGVVLKRMMYRAANAVADKMNIKALVTGEAVAQVSSQTISNLAVIDQVTDKLVLRPLISSDKEEIIQLAKQIGTDEFAAAMPEYCGVISVKPTTKARDYRIEHQESRFDFAVLDQALEQARYINIDQMGDIERSEHVEEFQFVVAEAVLIDIRHPDEVLARPLQLKSGSSLTIPFYALHKQIAELDKAGKYLLYCEKGVMSHLHAAHLQDQGFNVAVYRPKKLAH